The window GACTCTTTAACCATATGAATCAATGTATTTTGAAGAGGCTTGCTTCGAATGGAATCCCCGCGAACCATGGTTCTTATGACAAAGAATCCAAGCATACCAAAAAAACTGCTAGCTGCAGTGGTAATATGCAAAAAAGAATCCATCCATCCCTTTTCTTGAGCATTGGTCAATTCCTTTTCAATCAGATAAAAATAATCTTTCATTTTCATTAAAAATTGATCTTCTCCAAGAAATGAGTCAAAACTGCGGCGAAACATTAATTTGCAAAAGTCAGGATGACTTTCAAAGTAATGAAGATGGACCCGAACCAAAGCATCCAACCGTTCTTCTACCAAATACAGAGGGATTTCAGCAAGCCTATTGGAAATGGCCTCGCAAAACTCATCAATTCCCCTCTCGATCAAATAGAAGTATAAT is drawn from Microaerobacter geothermalis and contains these coding sequences:
- a CDS encoding TetR/AcrR family transcriptional regulator — its product is MALNTLDKIYQGGFKAFAQKGYFEVTMEEVAVIAGVSKGTLYYRFKTKEELYFYLIERGIDEFCEAISNRLAEIPLYLVEERLDALVRVHLHYFESHPDFCKLMFRRSFDSFLGEDQFLMKMKDYFYLIEKELTNAQEKGWMDSFLHITTAASSFFGMLGFFVIRTMVRGDSIRSKPLQNTLIHMVKESMRAK